aCTAACCTCTTGTAGTCCTCGAGAAAAAATAATATCGCACAGATAATGTAGCTTCTCCAAATATTCCAGTGAAATTTTTTCCGTTTATCTACGATATTTTTTTTGCTTctccaaataatttttttcttattctattATCTCCCCAAACCCTCCTTTCACTACTTAATTTTCCTCtactaaatattttttactgCTTTTAATAACCCCTTCATGCTGAAGGGGTTATTTATAGCAAATGCGTTTCGCATTTCTCAAATGCAGAACGCATTTGTTATCGTTGGCCCAACGGTAAGATTCCCTGCGGTGGCAGGGAATCTGAAGCACGTTCcacattcctagaatgcggaatgTGCCTTTTTTACTGCCGTCCGTCGACCACCGCCTTCTTCACAATCCTTATTCTTAGCTTCAATCTCTTCTACCATTACTGAGATCTCAGCGTGCCGCCTCACTTTTTCAGCGCTGTTGCCGTCAGTCCTCCTGTCTATTACTACGCCGACACCGCGGTGGTGGTATCTCCTTGAAGAAAGATTGTGAAAGGAGAAGAATGGGTTCTTGttaatttttatggaattgaagaaattagagaatTCCAGATCTGAAATTGATAATTCCTTGTGGACCAAGATCTCCACTGTATTATAGAACTACAAGATCATATCGCATGAAACAAGGTTTGCTCAAGTACCCAACTCCGATGACAATGCCTCCTGGAACCATGAATCCCTACGCACCCGAATTTGTACCCCGAAAAGCTTATTTTTAATTCCAGTGGTcacctttttcaattttttttgatttgtgtATATGTAATGGTTTTGGTGTTGGTTAACAAGTGGTTTATTAATGGTAcaccattaattttattttttaatacactgttagtaaatgttggGTTGATCGTTGTtgaacttgtaataaattttattttgaatatatcgtTAATGAAATAGTTAGTAATTCGTTGGTAACTTGAATtttagtaggggcgaagcaacctcgccaggaacgaacatcactaagtcaagcatttcaccgacctggtaacgaTGTCCGACCTGCTTGAAATCATAGAACgtatgacttggggggtcaccggatcgatgggaattcaaacatcatccgagacaatcatgcctgataaggtcggaccaagaatccTACCCGAGCTCTGAAGTATGTTCAACTCAGACCTAagccgagctccgagctcctgaGCCCGAAAGATTGGACCATCTGGTTTGAGCTCTGAGCTGCTCTCAGATACgagaaccatgataacttgactcccaagttatccgggctccgaggtcctgcccaagagcgctcactcgtgtaccagatcctgggaccacagaagatcttctgacaggtacgtgaggaatgttccctctgacacacctaacaacccgtgcctcccgcagggatattctaccacgtcagcataactgatttctgggaccactgggctcacagcctgccagcaaggcaggtttgtccttaaaccctaactataaatagagggtttaaggacaaaccctaggtaatttctttttctctactgAAAAcacactcttttctcttcttcttcttcctctacttcaaaaccttacttgagcgtcggagtgaacgtccggtgacccccaccggagttccttctgacctctgtttgcttgtAGTGTGCAGGTCGGTCAAGCTCGGATTcagtttggtgattcatcacttggcgccgtctgtgggaaatcgttttgtattcccctgttctactctggttctcttgacgttgctgatcagatcttgacaagaaacaatggctgatgatcctgttttggacaGGGTAGACCCTCTGGGAACTACGGCTACGGACACCAACTTGGTTGGTGGAGTTTCTGCTagtggtcggacctctgtgatcactggcttaACTCCTCCGGCGAATGCTCAGGTGGGAGGATCCAGGGCCTCCGGCAGTGGAGCTGGATTTGTGCCTTTATATGGATTGGAAAACTATCCTAGGGCGAACCCTTTTGCTTCAGATGCAAGTCACACCCACCTGACAACCCCAGGAACCACCGTGCCTCAGAGCTTCCTCCACAACACCttgtctcccactcaactcaacttcCCGGTAGACGCTACACTGGTGGCTACGGGAACAGGAACAACTTCGGGGCAAGATATACctccggcggtcttacaagctcaagaatatttagaatacatggctcgccaACTGCACCAGGCCCAGCAGATGCATTTTGCAGTCATGTCCCAGTATTACCCCAGTTACAATCCCTCGGCCACCCCGGTGGCCCCACCGTCCCGAGCTGCTGAGTTTCAGGATAGTCGTCCTCCGAGGGAAGAAGGTCGGAGCGACCACCCACGACCCAGACCTAGGGGTCCCACAGAGCATCAAGTACCAAGAGGCGAAGATCATCGTGACACTAatttgccgagagacgaaggtcggcatgatcgccctttgCCGAGAGatgaaggtcggcatgatcgccctttgCCGAGAGatgaaggtcggcatgatcgcccttttccgagagacgaaggtcggaatgatcctcctcctcctcgaagggagggggtgcaagacgagaatctaccaccggggacacagcgcggagacgctggtttggggaggggagacccagacccggaggcagatcctctgcggaccgcgagagcaggagctccaccggtcaggagaaacGGGGCAGAAAGTGTTCATAGCTCGGGTGCAGCGTCACAGCATCAGAAAACTTTGCATGACGAGGTTACTCGTCTGGTCCAGGCCGAGCTAGATAGGCACAAAGGGCACAAGGCAGAATCTCGACCTTTTACTacctgtggcattgctagccctttgtcaaaggctatatgggatgacccatttccagataagtttaaatatccgcccattgacagatataacggtaaatccgacccgatgactcatttaagttgctttcagGTTGCCATGGGAGTTCAAAGTGTCTCGGACGCCACGGTGTGCAAAGTGTTCCCCTCAACGTTGAGTGATGCGGCGCAAAagtggtaccagaacctcaaggagggctctattacTAGTTTCAGGGAGCTCGCTATGGCTTTCAAAACCCATTTTTCCCCGAGCAttgaacgaaagaaaagatccagtgatttgaagaaatgctttcaaaagcagggagaaagtttgaaagcttacattgctcggttcaatgccgaggcgatcatgatagaagatttgaacgatgatacctccatcgatgctatgaaagataacaccagcatgcaagtcttccgagacagcctgatcaccaacccggttgacacttacaccgagttgatggacagggcttggaattatatcaatctcGACGAGGAAAGACAGAGGAAGTCTTATGGGACGGCTAGCCCGGTTCCCAGTAAAACGCAGAATACTCAGGGATCTAACCGTAGCcaagatcggtaccgacctCTGAACGAGACTTCGGGGTACAGAGGTAACAAGCCATTCAATGCTCAGACCAGCCCGCCAAATACAGGGCCGGGTACTAAGCCAAGTTTCAGTATTGGAGGGGGAACGGAAGGATATGTGGATCGAGCAGGAGTACCGAGACAATACGTGCCACTTAACACACCGAGGGAGCAGATTCTATCCTAGATCAAGCACAACAACGAAGAGATTCGTTATCCACCGAGGCTAGTGAAAGATGGAGACCGATCCAAGTTCTGTGATTTTCATGATGGTTATGGCCACGAAACAGAGGAATGTGGACGTTTGCGAAGTGAAATAGACAAGTTGGTCTGCCAGGGGCGAttacaacattttgttgtggccaaggagggccaagaccgaggaaatacgagggtcaactcggtcaggtcgGAGCCCGGGGGGAGTAGGGAAgcccaatccccatcaaagaaaacacaagtcacgGGAGTAATCAACACTATCTCAGGAGGAACCTCAGAATCCGAGTATGGTCGCAAacgcagaaagaaaaagcaaaagatggtcatgtcggtatctactgggtcgccatggcctaacattgttttcgggccagaggatgcgaaaggagtagattttcctcatgaagacgctttgattgtatcagccatcattggatcgaaatggataaaacgattgctggtggacgatggaagctcggttaacttgttgactctgTCAGTCTTTTTGACAATGGGAGGATCCAAGACTGACCTCAAGCCTGTGAACATTCCTCTCCTGGGGCTGGGGGGAGCTCCGGTCACCCCAGAGGGCATGGTCGAGCTAGATTTAGAGCTCGGCATCGAAATGCCTCAGGAGGACGGAACAGAGGGAatcctggcggaaccaacacggaaggtacgttcactgttcatgatagttgacatgcctcttgcatataatggtattcttggtagacctatgttgtatagcacaggtgcagtgactagtattcgttacttgatgatgaaaatcccaatggaaaacgaggtcataactatcaggggaaaccaaaccctatctaggcaatgttacatggccactatgggcagcacggtggaaacgatgaacatcgatacaccAGAGCTGCTCATCAAAGAGAAAAAAGCTCAGAAACCCCGAGAAAACTTAGAAACGATTGAACTTACAGAGGGATCCGAGATGTATGTAAAGCTGGGGGTAGATTGGCCAGACGAGCACCGGGaagctatcatagctcggataaaacagtatGTGGAGGAGTTTACCAACAAGCCAGAGGATATTGGGGGGGTAGACCCTAAGATCATCTCGCACAAGTTAAACGTGGATGCGAAATGCAAAcctgtcaagcaaaagaaaagaactttctctctagagaaacagatTGCTATCCGAGATGAAGTGGAGAAGCTCTTGAAAGCCGGGTTCATCAGGAAAGTAGACTACCCTGAATGGCTGGCTAATGTAGTCTTGATCAAGAAGTCCAACggtagatggaggctttgtatagatttcactgatctaaacaatgcctgcccaaaggacagttttcctctgccaaacattgaccaactggtggacgcgacgtgcggatttgcggtctatgcattcttagatgcttctcagggatatcaccagatcccgatgagcaaagatgacgaagaaaaaacagctttcacaacggatctggggacctattgctacaagaagatgccttttggtttgaaaaatgctggggcaacctatcaaagactcatgaatcatgtttttaaagatcaactgggcaagaatgtcgaggtttatgtggatgacatagtAGTGAAATCTAAGGGGATCGAGGATCACGCACAGGATTtggcagaaacttttgaaaagctgaagGGTTTTAACCTCAAGCTGAATCCAGAAAAGTGTGTTTTCGTAGTCCGCTCGGGGAAATTTCTAGGGCACCTCATCTCGGAGAAAGGCATCGAGGCCAACCCGGAGAAAATCGAGGCAGTAATGAGCATGAAAGCACCCAGCTCGGTGAAGGAAGTACAAAAGTTGAACGGGAGAGTAACGGCGTTGGGCAGATTCATGAGTTGctcggccaaacgatgtttgccatttttcaaaatcctgaagaatacaaagaatttcaagtggacagagGAGTGTAACACAACTTTTGAAGAGCTGAAGGTTTACCTCAGCACACCCCCGGTGCTAGGTAGACCTGAGCCTGGGGAAATCTTATACTTGTATCTCTCGGTGAATGACGAGACAGCAGCGGCAGTCCTGGTGAAGGAGGATAAGGGTCTGCAAACCCCAGTTTACTATCTCAGTagggtcttgaaaggcccggaggtcagatacccaaaaattgagaaatttgctttggcattAAAGGTGGCGGCGGAAAAGCTAAGGAGATATTTCGAGGCTCACATCATTGTAGTACGTacgaaccaacctctgagaaaggcGCTGCAGAGGCCAGAAATGTCGGGACGGCTGGTCAGCTGGTCGGTCCAGCTGGGAGGATATGACATCCGGTATGAGCCCAGACcggctctgaaagcacaagtatTGGCAGATTTCATAGCCGAGACCACAGCAAGCGACCAACCTGAGGAACCTGACGAACAACTTCTACGGTGGGTATTAGAAGTCGACGGGGCATCAAATCTGGATGGATCTGGAGCAGGcgtagtcttgaaaggccctcacGGAGTCACACTCCGAAGCTCGGTAAAATTCGATTTCCCGGCATCCAACAATGCCGCGGAGTATGAGGCTCTATTGATCGGATTGAGAATGGTAAACGTGGTCAAGGCCGAGCATGTAACAATAAGGAGTGATTCTCAGTTAGTCGTTTGTCAAATCTTGGGTACCTTTGAAGCTCGGGATTCGGAAATGAGGAGATACGTggacagagtcaagttcttcttgaacaagattcaggagctcggaggAAAATGGGTGATAGAGCAAGTTCCTCGTTTGGAAAACCAAGAGGCCGATGTACTAgccaaagcagcaacagtgaacgaaaagataccgggggtccatttctctgttcaaaagcattccagtatcgacaaccatgaaaccatttttctaactcagcctttggaaaattggatgcaaggtatagcccactatctgatggatggaactctgccagaaaacagagataaagcctacaaaatcttgcgacaagctccgtactacgcgttcctcgacggagtcttgtacagaaagtcattcacccacccgtggtcgagatgcTTGACGGCAGAAGAAGGGGAGTATGTGTTGAGAGAAATTCATGAAGGTATTTGTGGGGCACACATAGCTCCTCGCATGTTAGCAAAGAAAGCAGTGTTGCAAGGCTACTACTGGCCCCTAATGGTCAGGCAAGCagaggagatagtaaagaaATGTGAAAACTGTCAGAGGCATCAGAACATCCGACATGCTCCCACTACAGAGCAGTGTCCTATTACcagtccttggccatttgcaacATGGGGAATCGACATCCTGGGGCCTTTCACGccaaccacggggcagaaaaagttcttgatagtggcagtagatcacTTCACAAAGTGGCtcgaggtagaggcagtgagCACCATCACAGAAGCTCGGATCCGGGATTTCTTCTGGAGGCAAATTGTGTG
This window of the Mercurialis annua linkage group LG5, ddMerAnnu1.2, whole genome shotgun sequence genome carries:
- the LOC126681705 gene encoding uncharacterized protein LOC126681705, giving the protein MGGSKTDLKPVNIPLLGLGGAPVTPEGMVELDLELGIEMPQEDGTEGILAEPTRKLGVDWPDEHREAIIARIKQYVEEFTNKPEDIGGVDPKIISHKLNVDAKCKPVKQKKRTFSLEKQIAIRDEVEKLLKAGFIRKVDYPEWLANVVLIKKSNEECNTTFEELKVYLSTPPVLGRPEPGEILYLYLSVNDETAAAVLVKEDKGLQTPVYYLSRVLKGPEVAAEKLRRYFEAHIIVVRTNQPLRKALQRPEMSGRLVSWSVQLGGYDIRYEPRPALKAQVLADFIAETTASDQPEEPDEQLLRWVLEVDGASNLDGSGAGVVLKGPHGVTLRSSVKFDFPASNNAAEYEALLIGLRMVNVVKAEHVTIRSDSQLVVCQILGTFEARDSEMRRYVDRVKFFLNKIQELGGKWVIEQVPRLENQEADVLAKAATKAVLQGYYWPLMVRQAEEIVKKCENCQRHQNIRHAPTTEQCPITSPWPFATWGIDILGPFTPTTGQKKFLIVAVDHFTKWLEVEAVSTITEARIRDFFWRQIVCRFGIPRALVTDNGKQFNCRAFKEFCNDLHIDLRFTSVVHPQSNGMTEVTNRTILKGLKARLGEFDRQWLEELPKAMIPVEIGMPTLRVQFFDEVKNEEEQKLCLDLLEERREQVTHAKQLDQTRSMNNQEPTLAFFFIPSLSQELMYKNNIETRKFTLLEPARKLS